In Pseudomonas coleopterorum, the genomic window CCATGCTTGCCGGGCAATCGCCAGGTTCTTGAGACGCTTGAAGGTCACAGCGTCCACACCGCTGTCGCGCAGACGCGCGACCATCTGCCCCATGACCAGACCTGCCTGACCGATATCGGCCTGGTCCACCGCGGCATTCAGGCTCAACAGGCCGCTGTCGCCATACGACTCGCGGGCCACCCAGGGCCCATACGACAATCCGTGAGCCAGTCGCAGTTCGCGGTACAGCTCCCATTCCAGATAACTTTGCAGCAGGTCCAGCGTCGCCGGGTGTACGGTATCCAGCACCGGTTCGAGGAAATACAGGTGAAGCGTGGCGTCGTCGCCCAGCCAGCCGCGTATCAGGTCGGCCTGCGGCTCGGCTTCGTGGGTGACTGAACGAAGATCCTGATGATCGCTGGGCTCGACCGCGTCCAGCGCGCCCCAGGTCCGCTCCAGATAGGCGGGCAACAGCTTATCCAGGCCTCCGACGACGATCAGGCTCATGTTGTTCGGTGCATACCAGTTCTGCCGAACCTCACGCACCTGTTCCAGGGTCAGATCGGTGACTTCCGCAGGCTGGGGACACTTGAGCCCCAACTCGATGGCCAACTGGCTGCTGGCATTGCTGTCCTGAGCTGGCTTGTCGAGCAGGTGCTGCAGGTGGGAGTAATGGGTGCCATCTTCGTGCTCGATGATGCGCTTGGTGCTTGCCAGGACGTTGTCATCGATTCTGGTCTGGGTAATGGCGGCCAGCAGGAGGTCGAGCACCTTGCGCTGATTGCGCGCCGGTGCTTCGATCACGAAAGTGGTGTCGGCACTGCTGGTAAAGGCATTCCATTCGCCGCCCAGCGCTTGCATGCGCTCTTCGAGGCCGCCTTCGCCATGCTCGTCGATGCCGCTGAACAGCAGGTGCTCGAGCAGGTGGGGCAATTCCTGATCGGCGCAGGAGAAGTCGTCGAAACCCACGCCGACGACCAGGCGGATGGAAACATGGGCGCGTTCGTCGCCAGGCTTGAGCAGCAGTTGCAAGCCATTGGGCAGCAGATAGCCCTCAACCTGGAAACGGTCCAGCGCCAAGGCTTCACGGCCGGCGCACAACAGCGCCGCTGCCAGAAGCCACAGGCACAACAGGCGGCGCTGTGTACCTGGAGCGCTTTTCACCCGCTCGTGCATGAATCCCTTCCATCGAAATCGGCCAAGTCAATGGAACAGACTCCCCGACCGGCGAGTCGTTCATAGCACATTGCTGGCCATCACTGCGTGCCGCGAGGGCAGCACGCAGCTCTGCAGGCTCAGGACTCTTCCTGAGACTCGCGACGCTTGCGCGCGATAGCGGTACGCATCTTGATGTTGATCGCTTCCACGGCCAGGGAGAAGGCCATGGCGAAATACACGTAACCCTTGGGCACATGCACATCGAAGGCTTCGGCGATCAGTACGGTACCGACCACCAGCAGGAACGACAGTGCCAGCATCTTCAACGACGGGTGCTGATCGATGAAGCGGCTGATGGTGCCCGAGGCGACCATCATCACCAACACCGCGACGATGATCGCAGCGACCATGACCGGCACATGGGACACCATGCCGACCGCGGTGATGACCGAATCCAGCGAGAACACGATGTCGATGATGGCGATCTGAATGATGGTGTAGATGAAATTGCCGCCCTTGCCTGCAACTTCGTCCCCGCCCTCTTCTTCACCTTCCATGCCGTGGTAGATCTCTTGCGAGCTTTTCCACAGCAGGAACAGGCCACCGAAGAACAGAATCAGATCACGCCCGGAGATGCCCTGGCCGAACACCACGAACAGGTCGGCGGTCAGGCGCATGACCCAGGTGATCGAAAGCAGCAGCAGGATACGGGTGACCATCGCCAGCGCCAGGCCGAAGATTCGCGTACGCGCCTGCATGTGCTTGGGCATGCGGCTCACCAGGATCGAGATCATGATGATGTTGTCGATGCCCAGCACGATTTCCAGTGCTGTCAGGGTCAAGAAAGCAACCCAGATTTCCGGGTTGGTGAACCATTCCATGTGAAGTCCTTCGTGTTGGAGGCCAGGGCGAGGCAAGGCCGGAGACTACGGCGCCGCTGCCTGTGAATGGCAGCGGCGCAACGTCATCCGGCCTGGTCCGCGAATAAGATTTATAGACTGCTGAACAGAGGAAAGATCCCCATGGCCAGTGCGGCGAACATTATGCACAGGCAAACCAGTACTGCCCACTTGAGGGTGAAGCGCTGGTGGTCACCGAACTCGATACCGGCCAGGGCCACCAGCAGGTAGGTCGAGGGAACCAGCGGGCTGAGCAGGTGCACTGGCTGTCCGACGATCGAGGCACGCGCCATTTCGACCGGCGAGATACCGTAGTGCGCAGCCGCTTCGGCCAGTACCGGCAGGACGCCATAGTAGAAGGCATCGTTCGACATGAAAAAGGTGAACGGCATGCTCACCAACGCGGTGATCACGGCCAGGTACGGGCCCATGGCATCCGGAATCACGGCCAGCAGGCTCTTGGACATGGCGTCGACCATGCCGGTACCGGTCAGGATACCGGTAAAGATACCCGCGGCGAAGATCAACCCGACCACGGCCAGAACGCTGCCGGAGTGAGCGGCAACACGTGCCTTCTGCGCTTCCAGGCACGGGTAGTTGACGATCATGGCGATACTGAACGCGATCATGAACAGCACCGGCAGCGGCAGCAGGCCCATGATCAAGGTCACCATCAACAGCAGGGTCAAGCCGCCGTTGAACCAGATCAATTTGGGCCGGCGCGCGTCCGGGTACTGCGAGACGCTGATCTCGCTGTGGTCTATTTCATCGCCTTGCAAATGCAGCTCGCCCAGGCGAACGCGCTCGCGCTTGCCGTACATGTAGGCAATCACCAGGATGGCGATGACGCCGAACGCCATGGCCGGGATCATCGGCACGAAGATGTCCGAAGGGTCGACATGCAAGGCGCTGGCGGCACGTGCGGTGGGACCACCCCACGGCGTCATGTTCATGACCCCGCCTGCCAGGATGATCAAGCCGGCCATGATCCTCGGGCTCATGCCGATGCGCTGGTACAGCGGCAGCATGGCCGCCACGCAGATCATGTAGGTGGTCGCGCCGTCACCGTCCAGCGAAACGATCAGTGCCAGCACGGCGGTACCGACCGAGACTTTCAGCGGGTCGCCCTTGACCAGCTTGAGGATCTTGCGCACTGCCGGGTCGAACAAACCCGAATCGATCATCAGTGCGAAATACAGGATGGCGAACATCAGCATCACGCCGGTCGGCGCAAGCTTGGTAATGCCCGCAAGCATCATCGGGCCGATTTCCGGTGCGAAACCACCGAACAGAGCGAACAGGATAGGCACGATGATCAAGGCGATCAGCGCGGAAAGGCGCTTGGTCATGATCAGGAACATGAACGTGATGACCATGGCAAAGCCAAGGAATGTCAGCATGGGAATACTCCAGGCACAGCGCGGCTAAGGACGAAGAACGATAGGTTCAGCGAAGAATGGCAAGAGCCGGGAGTATGGGAAGGGAGGCACTACGGGTAGGGATCATCAAGGACATCGGTTTCACCATTGTTGTTGTTCAAGAGGCCGAAAGCGCATCTGGATGCTGCTTTCTGGCCGGCCGGTCTTACGCCGGGGGTGAGTCGATGCTAAGTCGGCAAGCTTTCAACAACCTTTCGCCATTCAAAACGATACAATTGAACACAAATCAATCCCCTCAACGACACACCGTCCCTTTGAGAAAACTCTCTACCCGTAACGCACACCTCCCCTGTGGGAGCGGGCTCTGCCCGCGAAGAGGCCCTCAAGGCAACACCAACCCCCCCGCCGCCTTGTGCAATTCACGCAGATGCTCCCCCACCTGCTTGAGATTCGCTTCGGTGGCCGCAATTTCCCTGGCCCGCTCAGGCGTCAACAGCGCCCTCACCTCTTTGTCCAGACCGGTACTCAGGCGCTGCAGCTGTTGCTGACGCTGACTGCTTTCCGATTCCAGGCGCTGCCACTCCGCCGTCTGCGGCAAACCGTAGCCACCGTTGTCGAGCAACTCCGCCGGTCGGCTGAGAAATCCGCTGTTGGCCAGGATCTCCTGCAGCATCTGGTTGGCATTGGCCACACTACCGTCGCCCAGCTCGCGAGCACCCAGGTAGCGCTGCTTCACTTCCTCCTGGGCCAACAGCAACTGACGTCGGTAACTGGCCTGCTCCAGCAACAGCAGCGCGGCACTGGTGCGCAGATCGGCCTGGGCAAACCAGGGTTGCCGCTGCTGCGCGCTCTGCTCCAGCCACGCTTCGACGCTTTGCTGCGGAATCGGCAGATGCTTGCGCAGCACCTCGAACATGGCCTGATAGCGATCGCGATACGAATCGAACCGATAACCCAGGCGCAGTGCCTCGCGCGGATCATCCAGTACGCTGCCATCGGCCAGCCCGCGGCCTTCCAGAACTTCGAGCAATCCGTTGGGCAAGATGCTGTCGATACCCTGCAAGCGCGGATCATGCGTACCACTGCGCAGCAGCTTGAGGTTTTCCACCGCACAGTTGTTGGACAGAAAGTAGTAGCTGCCGTCGTAGCTCCAATGCATTTCGGCCGCATGGCGCACCAGCGACTCGATCTCCGGCCGATCCAGCTTCAGCGGCACCGAAGCCAGGCTGCGCAGCTCGGTCTTGGTGTATTCGTCGATCACCTGCGACAACGGCAACACGAACAGCCGCGAGGGGTATTGCCCCATCAGCCCGCCCCAGGTGGAAAGCTGCACGTCGTTGACGAACGCGCGGTAGGACAACACCAGATGCTGCTCCAGATCCAGACGACAGTCCGGGCCACGCGGCCGCCCCGGTGCGCAGATGACCAGGCGCAGCATGCTGTGCCCCCAGCGGCTGGCCAGGTTCTGATTGGCCTCGGCCAGCAGGTAGTCCACCGCATAGACCCGTTCAGGATCGATCTTGCCCAGCGGCGTCTTGGCAAAGTCGCTGCCCGCATTCAGGTACGGCAGGCCTTGGGCACAGCTTTGCTGGCGTGCGGGCGCCCAGTCGAACCGCGCCTTGAAATATTCGAACAGTGCCGGACGACGGCAGGCATAGGTCGGGTCGAGCAGGAAATACTCCATGTTCACCGCAACGAATTCCTTCGGACTGCTCACCTCATAGATATCAGGGCTGCGCACGATCTGACGGTTCTGCTCTTCACGCTCACCACGGCGCCCGACATATTGCTGCCAGCCAGCCAGGTCCAACAGGCGTGGATCGTCGCTCAGGGTGAAGCGGCGGGTCGTCTGGCCACGGCACTCATCGGGCAGGCCCACCTTGCCCAGGCTTGCATCCTGTCGGCCGCAGCGGCTGACCAAAGTGCGCTCGGCAGGTGTCCAGAGGCGCGCGCGGTCGTAGATATGGGTCAGCTCGTGAAGCATGGTGGCCAGCAGCTCCTCGCGCACCGTGCCGTGGGGACGATTGGTCCGCCGCTGGGCCGAAGAGCCGTCGGCCAGTCCTTGCAGCTGGTTGAGGTTCAACTCAAGGCTCGAGACCAGGGAGGCCTGACCATAGGCATTGTCGGGCATGCGCGACGACCAGCTGACGTCGATCCGGCGGTCCAGTTGCTCGACGAAGCGCGGCGGCAATGCAGCCATCGCATCGTCGAGCAGTGCTTGGCTGGCATCGGCCTGTCGTGCGTCCAGCCCGCTGCGATCAAGGACCAACTGCAAGCCGGCCGTGGCCTGCGCCGTCGTCAGCAGAAGGCCTGCCGCCAGCAGCCAGCTGGTCAATCGTCTCACAGTGCGAGAATGGCTTCGGCAAGGTCCTGGTCACTGGCGCTGCGCGCCTGTGGAACGCGTTCGCGCAGCGTATTGAAAGCCGCCTCCAGTTGGGCGCCACGAATATCGCCCTGGCTGGCCACATAGCTGGCCGCATCGTCCCGGGCTTCCAGGACCACCTTGGAGTCACGGATCGAAGTGGTGGTGTCGGACGTGAAATCGATCGATCGGCCGAATGCACGAACGATGATATTACTGGTGGCCACGACAGTTTGGGCCTGGGCCACATCGGCCAGCAAGAACAGGCCGAGGGTAGCGGCAATCAGCGGGGTACGCATGGAGCTTCTCCGTAATACGAGGTGTCTATTGGACGAGTATCGCCTGCGCCAGTTCAAGGTCGCTGGCAGCAATTTGTGGGTGCTTCTGGCGAATGCTCGCCAGAGCCGCCTGCAGCCGTGCCCCACGGCATCGCCCGCTGCTGGCGACGAAGCACGCAGCATCGTCACGGGCAGACAGGATCAACTTGCGATCGAAGGGGGCCGTCGTGACCTTGCTGGTCACATACAAGGTGATCACCGATGACTGCAGACTCACGTCGAAGGCCGCAGCCGACGACGCCCAGATGACGAGAATCAGTGGCAAATAACGCATCAGGCTTCAGATGTCGAGCGATTGGGCCGGCAAGGCTAGCCCAACGTGGGTCCGAGAACCACCCGCGATGAGCAGGCTGCAGCAGCCTGTCGCATTCTTCATCTGCGGGAGGTACCCGTTGCAGAGCATCAGATGGCCAGAATGGCCTGGGCCAGTTGCGCGTCGCTGGCCTGCATCTGCGGGGCGACCTTGCGGATGTGGGCAAAAGCGCTTTCCAGCTTGGCACCGCGAATATCGCCCTGGCTGGCGACGAAGCTCGCCGCATCGTCCCGCGCTTCACGTACGATCTTGTTGTCGCGCAGCGAGGAAGACAGGTCAGAGGTTGCATTGGTCGATGCATTGACCCCACGGACCAGTGCATCGGTCGTGACGACGAAGCTTGAAGCCTGCGCGCCGCTGGCCAGAGCCAACAATACGGCGGCACCCAACAGATGATTACGGGACATGATGGATCTCCAGATCAAGGCGAAGTTTGAGCGCTATGAAGCTTATTAGAGCGCCTCGAAGCTTCGGGCGCCAGCACTCCGACCATCCGGCGCCAGCGATGATTCAACTGTTATGGTCTTTAATCATAATCATATAACTGTATCTGTCAGCTTTCGTGCAGGCAAAAAAAACCCGTCAGCGTTGACCGCGACGGGCTTTTTTAGAATTCGTTGCTGGTTCGGCCTTCAGGCTCTGTCACCAGCGCGGCGTTGCATCAACGCCAGAACGGCTTGCTCAACTCTTCGCAACGCTGGGCTTCGCTGATACCGGCATCGGCCAGCAGACGAGCATCCAGACGAGCCAGTTGATGGCGGCTGGCGATACGGCGCTGCCAAAGCATCAGGTTGGCGAAAAAGCGCAGAGGAGCCGAAGTTTGAGCGGTTTTGGTGTTGGCCTGGAACAGGTCGGAACTGAGGGTACGTTCCATGATGTACATCCTTCCGCTTGTGGCGGGGCTGAGTAGTGGTTTATCTGGTAACCATTTTCCATGCTCCGTGTCCAGAACAGTAGGCACAGTTCACCTGTATTGTGTGCGGTCAGTTGACTGTTAAACCCAACTGTCTTGCTCTGGAATGAGGCAACTGTACGGGTCTGCCCTCAAGTAGTGCATTTTAGCTCGATTTGCATTCGCTCCAGGCAAACCGACCTCGATTTTTACCCGTACAGTAGTACAGTTTACGCTTCTTGCTGCTGAGTCCAGACATTACTCCCAAGAACTGTATTGCATCACAGTGAAACTGTGCGCTTCAGCTCGCCAACATGCGCCCGGTCTCTTCCAGGTTGATGTGCCATTGCAGTGCCTCCCGCAAGACATGAGGCGTATGGCCGCCACGCAGGCATGCTTGATCGAAATAGTGCTGCAGTGCCTCGCGATACTGCGGGTGAACACAGTTGTCGATGACCGCCTGCGCCCGCTCTCGGGGTGCCAGGCCGCGCAAATCCGCCAGCCCCTGCTCGGTCACCAGGATATCGACGTCGTGTTCGCTGTGGTCGACATGGCTGACCATGGGTACGACGCTGGAAACTGCACCACCCTTGGCAATCGATTTGGTGACGAAGATGGCCAGGTGGGCGTTGCGCGCAAAATCACCCGACCCGCCGATGCCGTTCATCATCCGGGTGCCGCAGACATGGGTAGAATTCACGTTGCCGTACAGGTCGAACTCCAGCGCAGTGTTGATACCGATGATGCCCAGGCGTCGAATCACCTC contains:
- a CDS encoding TerC family protein: MEWFTNPEIWVAFLTLTALEIVLGIDNIIMISILVSRMPKHMQARTRIFGLALAMVTRILLLLSITWVMRLTADLFVVFGQGISGRDLILFFGGLFLLWKSSQEIYHGMEGEEEGGDEVAGKGGNFIYTIIQIAIIDIVFSLDSVITAVGMVSHVPVMVAAIIVAVLVMMVASGTISRFIDQHPSLKMLALSFLLVVGTVLIAEAFDVHVPKGYVYFAMAFSLAVEAINIKMRTAIARKRRESQEES
- a CDS encoding DUF1127 domain-containing protein — encoded protein: MERTLSSDLFQANTKTAQTSAPLRFFANLMLWQRRIASRHQLARLDARLLADAGISEAQRCEELSKPFWR
- a CDS encoding DUF2388 domain-containing protein, producing MRYLPLILVIWASSAAAFDVSLQSSVITLYVTSKVTTAPFDRKLILSARDDAACFVASSGRCRGARLQAALASIRQKHPQIAASDLELAQAILVQ
- a CDS encoding DUF4105 domain-containing protein produces the protein MRRLTSWLLAAGLLLTTAQATAGLQLVLDRSGLDARQADASQALLDDAMAALPPRFVEQLDRRIDVSWSSRMPDNAYGQASLVSSLELNLNQLQGLADGSSAQRRTNRPHGTVREELLATMLHELTHIYDRARLWTPAERTLVSRCGRQDASLGKVGLPDECRGQTTRRFTLSDDPRLLDLAGWQQYVGRRGEREEQNRQIVRSPDIYEVSSPKEFVAVNMEYFLLDPTYACRRPALFEYFKARFDWAPARQQSCAQGLPYLNAGSDFAKTPLGKIDPERVYAVDYLLAEANQNLASRWGHSMLRLVICAPGRPRGPDCRLDLEQHLVLSYRAFVNDVQLSTWGGLMGQYPSRLFVLPLSQVIDEYTKTELRSLASVPLKLDRPEIESLVRHAAEMHWSYDGSYYFLSNNCAVENLKLLRSGTHDPRLQGIDSILPNGLLEVLEGRGLADGSVLDDPREALRLGYRFDSYRDRYQAMFEVLRKHLPIPQQSVEAWLEQSAQQRQPWFAQADLRTSAALLLLEQASYRRQLLLAQEEVKQRYLGARELGDGSVANANQMLQEILANSGFLSRPAELLDNGGYGLPQTAEWQRLESESSQRQQQLQRLSTGLDKEVRALLTPERAREIAATEANLKQVGEHLRELHKAAGGLVLP
- a CDS encoding DUF2388 domain-containing protein encodes the protein MRTPLIAATLGLFLLADVAQAQTVVATSNIIVRAFGRSIDFTSDTTTSIRDSKVVLEARDDAASYVASQGDIRGAQLEAAFNTLRERVPQARSASDQDLAEAILAL
- a CDS encoding M16 family metallopeptidase — translated: MHERVKSAPGTQRRLLCLWLLAAALLCAGREALALDRFQVEGYLLPNGLQLLLKPGDERAHVSIRLVVGVGFDDFSCADQELPHLLEHLLFSGIDEHGEGGLEERMQALGGEWNAFTSSADTTFVIEAPARNQRKVLDLLLAAITQTRIDDNVLASTKRIIEHEDGTHYSHLQHLLDKPAQDSNASSQLAIELGLKCPQPAEVTDLTLEQVREVRQNWYAPNNMSLIVVGGLDKLLPAYLERTWGALDAVEPSDHQDLRSVTHEAEPQADLIRGWLGDDATLHLYFLEPVLDTVHPATLDLLQSYLEWELYRELRLAHGLSYGPWVARESYGDSGLLSLNAAVDQADIGQAGLVMGQMVARLRDSGVDAVTFKRLKNLAIARQAWAAQGNIALADYYWGALADYTDGRFASPARQLGQVTVEDANTALRQLLSKPGYMRVEKPLLSYDQFYQLAWAVLIGLALLLVVLIVWRRRAKRH
- a CDS encoding CitMHS family transporter, which codes for MLTFLGFAMVITFMFLIMTKRLSALIALIIVPILFALFGGFAPEIGPMMLAGITKLAPTGVMLMFAILYFALMIDSGLFDPAVRKILKLVKGDPLKVSVGTAVLALIVSLDGDGATTYMICVAAMLPLYQRIGMSPRIMAGLIILAGGVMNMTPWGGPTARAASALHVDPSDIFVPMIPAMAFGVIAILVIAYMYGKRERVRLGELHLQGDEIDHSEISVSQYPDARRPKLIWFNGGLTLLLMVTLIMGLLPLPVLFMIAFSIAMIVNYPCLEAQKARVAAHSGSVLAVVGLIFAAGIFTGILTGTGMVDAMSKSLLAVIPDAMGPYLAVITALVSMPFTFFMSNDAFYYGVLPVLAEAAAHYGISPVEMARASIVGQPVHLLSPLVPSTYLLVALAGIEFGDHQRFTLKWAVLVCLCIMFAALAMGIFPLFSSL
- a CDS encoding DUF2388 domain-containing protein encodes the protein MSRNHLLGAAVLLALASGAQASSFVVTTDALVRGVNASTNATSDLSSSLRDNKIVREARDDAASFVASQGDIRGAKLESAFAHIRKVAPQMQASDAQLAQAILAI